The following are encoded in a window of Tessaracoccus flavescens genomic DNA:
- a CDS encoding IS256 family transposase, with protein MAELAEHLVATAGERGIALTGEGGLLTALTKQVLQSALEAEMSVHLGYDRHDPIGRNRGNSRNGSTPKTVTTEVGKVTVQVPRDREGTFEPQIVAKHQRRLSGFDEQVISLYAKGMTTGDIAAHLAEIYDTDISRDTVSTVTGKVAEELKVWQSRPLDRVYPVIIIDAIILKIREGNVANRPVYVAMGLNLEGLRDVLGIWVGPSGGEGAKQWMTMLTDLRNRGIMDACIVCCDGLKGLPEAISAIWPLAVVQTCVVHLVRNSLHYSSRQHWQKITAQLRGIYTAATIDDAEYRFEEFAEAWQAKYPAMIALWRNSWAEFVPFLAFPPEIRKLVYTTNAIESLNARFRAATRRRGHFPDEAAALKVLYLTIRHREPNRPNPTGQIAGWKNILNILAMTYGDRLGIN; from the coding sequence ATGGCAGAGCTGGCTGAGCATCTGGTCGCGACCGCCGGCGAACGCGGGATCGCGCTCACGGGCGAGGGCGGGCTGCTGACGGCGCTGACGAAGCAGGTCCTGCAGTCCGCGCTCGAGGCCGAGATGAGCGTGCATCTGGGCTACGACAGACACGACCCGATCGGCAGGAACCGTGGCAACTCGCGTAACGGGTCGACACCCAAGACCGTGACCACCGAGGTGGGCAAGGTCACCGTTCAGGTCCCCCGCGACAGGGAGGGAACCTTCGAACCCCAGATCGTGGCGAAGCATCAGCGCCGCTTGTCAGGTTTCGATGAGCAGGTGATCAGCCTGTACGCGAAGGGCATGACCACCGGCGACATCGCTGCGCACCTGGCCGAGATCTACGACACCGACATCTCCCGCGACACCGTCTCGACCGTGACCGGGAAGGTCGCAGAGGAGCTGAAGGTGTGGCAGTCCCGCCCGCTGGATCGCGTGTATCCGGTGATCATCATCGACGCGATCATTCTGAAGATCCGCGAGGGAAACGTAGCTAACAGGCCCGTCTATGTAGCGATGGGTCTGAACCTGGAAGGGTTGCGTGACGTGCTGGGGATCTGGGTCGGGCCCTCGGGAGGGGAGGGCGCGAAACAGTGGATGACGATGCTGACAGACCTCAGGAACCGCGGCATCATGGACGCATGCATTGTGTGCTGCGACGGGCTGAAAGGGCTGCCCGAGGCGATCTCAGCGATCTGGCCCTTGGCGGTGGTGCAAACCTGTGTGGTGCATCTGGTGCGGAACTCGCTTCACTACTCGTCGAGGCAGCATTGGCAGAAGATCACCGCCCAGCTGCGCGGGATCTACACCGCGGCGACGATCGACGATGCCGAGTACCGGTTCGAGGAGTTCGCCGAGGCCTGGCAGGCGAAGTATCCGGCGATGATCGCGCTGTGGCGCAACTCGTGGGCCGAGTTCGTGCCGTTCCTGGCGTTCCCGCCGGAGATCCGCAAACTGGTCTACACCACCAACGCGATCGAATCCCTGAACGCTCGGTTCCGGGCCGCGACCAGACGTCGTGGACACTTCCCCGACGAAGCGGCCGCGTTGAAGGTTCTATACCTGACCATCCGGCACCGGGAACCCAACCGGCCCAACCCAACCGGCCAGATCGCCGGATGGAAGAACATCCTCAACATCCTGGCCATGACCTACGGCGACCGCCTAGGCATCAACTAG
- a CDS encoding ATP-binding cassette domain-containing protein, which yields MADAPRLKLTGVSKRFGSVVALRDGNLELYPGSIHALVGENGAGKSTLVKIIAGLYSRDTGAFELEGEEVAFRTTAESKAAGIAVIYRSSCSARRW from the coding sequence ATGGCCGATGCGCCGAGGTTGAAGCTCACAGGCGTCAGCAAGAGATTCGGTTCCGTCGTCGCGCTGCGCGACGGCAACCTGGAGTTGTATCCCGGATCCATCCACGCCCTGGTGGGAGAGAACGGCGCAGGCAAGTCGACCCTGGTCAAGATCATCGCCGGCCTCTACTCCCGCGACACCGGCGCGTTCGAACTCGAGGGCGAAGAGGTCGCCTTCCGCACGACCGCCGAGTCCAAGGCCGCAGGCATCGCCGTGATCTACCGTTCGTCGTGCTCGGCCAGGCGGTGGTGA
- a CDS encoding SigE family RNA polymerase sigma factor — MTSAGFEDFVRARGRDLWRAAWLLTGDVHKAEDLLQTALAKSYRHYKGNEKTFESYVRTTMYRTFCSWWQRKWRGEIPSSEHHEIASVDESVEVSLDLARALAELPRNHRAVLVLRYYEDRTIHEVSETLGLAEGTVKAYSHKALLALRASRYLIEEEV, encoded by the coding sequence ATGACATCTGCCGGGTTCGAAGACTTCGTTCGCGCTCGAGGGCGCGACCTGTGGCGAGCTGCATGGTTGCTGACTGGCGATGTTCACAAGGCAGAGGATCTGCTCCAAACGGCTCTCGCCAAGTCCTACCGGCACTACAAGGGCAACGAGAAGACGTTCGAGTCTTACGTCCGAACCACGATGTATCGAACTTTCTGTAGTTGGTGGCAACGGAAGTGGCGTGGCGAGATTCCCTCGTCGGAACACCACGAGATCGCGAGCGTCGACGAATCGGTTGAGGTGTCCCTTGACCTCGCGCGCGCTCTGGCCGAACTGCCCAGAAACCACCGGGCAGTGCTCGTGCTCCGCTACTACGAGGACCGGACCATCCATGAAGTCTCCGAAACCCTTGGCCTGGCCGAAGGAACAGTCAAGGCCTACTCCCACAAAGCGCTGCTAGCGCTGCGAGCGTCGAGGTATCTCATCGAGGAGGAAGTATGA
- a CDS encoding recombinase family protein, with product MTKIGYARVSTREQNPQAQEAELRAAGAERVFVDHGESSRRSDRPQWLACLDYLRAGDQLVIRALDRIAGTEVMAIEILHDLGRRGVSVKSLTEPALDVDTSTPAGQAFVGIMAVFAQFRVDQIRANTKRGLEYARAQGRVGGRPTVMTPERVEQARRMRKEGASISYIAKVLDVGASSVSRALRQPASHAE from the coding sequence GTGACGAAGATCGGCTACGCCCGGGTCAGTACCCGGGAGCAGAACCCGCAAGCGCAGGAGGCCGAGCTCCGCGCTGCCGGGGCTGAGCGGGTGTTCGTCGACCACGGCGAGTCGAGCAGACGCTCAGATCGGCCGCAATGGCTGGCGTGCCTGGACTACCTCCGCGCGGGGGATCAGTTAGTGATCCGGGCGTTGGACCGGATCGCCGGCACTGAAGTGATGGCGATCGAGATCCTGCACGACCTGGGCCGTCGCGGGGTCAGTGTGAAGAGCTTGACGGAACCGGCCTTGGATGTGGACACGTCGACGCCGGCCGGGCAGGCGTTCGTGGGGATCATGGCCGTGTTCGCTCAGTTCCGGGTCGACCAGATCCGCGCGAACACGAAGCGAGGACTGGAGTACGCCAGGGCCCAGGGAAGGGTCGGTGGTCGCCCCACTGTGATGACGCCGGAGCGCGTCGAGCAGGCCAGACGGATGCGCAAGGAAGGGGCGAGTATCAGCTACATCGCCAAGGTCCTCGACGTCGGCGCCAGCTCGGTCTCCCGCGCGCTACGGCAACCCGCCTCACACGCCGAGTAG
- a CDS encoding substrate-binding domain-containing protein yields the protein MKLTSLTGKLIAAAAAVSLGLTACGGSGDADPTDAPTTDGGGAAASGDLSITFLPKNLGNPYFDTSSKGGKVAVESFSATFAEVGPSAATPDAQVTYINTLTQQQVGAIVVSANDPAAICDALNEARDGGVKVVTFDSDTNPECRDLFINQADAAGIAKVQVEMAADQIGDAGQIAILSASANATNQNAWIDMMKQEL from the coding sequence ATGAAGCTCACGTCCCTCACCGGCAAACTCATCGCGGCAGCAGCCGCCGTCAGCCTGGGCCTCACCGCCTGTGGTGGAAGCGGCGACGCGGACCCGACCGACGCCCCGACCACCGACGGCGGAGGCGCCGCGGCAAGTGGTGACCTGTCGATCACGTTCCTGCCGAAGAACCTCGGCAATCCGTACTTCGACACCTCGAGCAAGGGCGGAAAGGTGGCCGTCGAGTCGTTCTCCGCCACCTTCGCTGAGGTTGGCCCGTCCGCCGCGACGCCCGACGCCCAGGTCACCTACATCAACACGCTGACCCAGCAGCAGGTCGGCGCCATCGTGGTGTCCGCCAACGACCCCGCAGCGATCTGCGACGCCCTGAACGAGGCGCGCGACGGCGGCGTAAAGGTCGTCACGTTCGACTCGGACACCAACCCCGAGTGTCGTGACCTGTTCATCAACCAGGCCGACGCCGCGGGCATCGCAAAGGTGCAGGTCGAGATGGCTGCCGACCAGATCGGTGACGCAGGGCAGATCGCCATCCTTTCTGCTTCCGCCAACGCCACCAACCAGAACGCCTGGATCGACATGATGAAGCAGGAGCTCTAG
- a CDS encoding sensor histidine kinase yields MTAGLATAPPTTGRPRRVTPTVVATLACAAQLAAWGGAPLTRWGDTLPWEAVVAVTVVGFLPLAALPERPRIGFLGVWVVGCWCLLVPTYDPNAGLLLGLFRVARNQSRAATAVAAAAALVPVTVSSVSTAAFVTGRPGGDPGAVAFIFGVWVVVYALVVALALRLRRGADQVDRLSAELAASEEQARARERTRIARELHDTVAHSLSGIALQAAGARTVLAAQRPTDPLAGTLTSIEDAASQGMRELHRLLGLITGPGDDADPGLRRWTEVPALVALAQDAGVRVTFVETGARRTLDPSVEHTAFRVVQECLTNAMKHAGHGGSAAVDVAWSAPALTIEVSTRTGPVRPHALPGGHGLSGLAERVSTVGGTLAAGPTADGFRTRARLPLDPAGGTR; encoded by the coding sequence GTGACTGCCGGCTTGGCGACCGCACCCCCGACGACCGGCCGGCCCCGTCGGGTGACGCCCACCGTCGTGGCCACCCTCGCCTGCGCGGCGCAACTGGCGGCGTGGGGAGGCGCGCCGCTGACCCGCTGGGGTGACACCCTGCCGTGGGAGGCGGTCGTGGCCGTGACGGTCGTCGGGTTCCTCCCCTTGGCCGCCCTTCCGGAACGCCCCCGCATCGGCTTCCTCGGGGTGTGGGTGGTGGGGTGCTGGTGCCTGCTCGTACCGACCTACGATCCCAACGCCGGCCTGCTGCTGGGGCTGTTCCGGGTGGCGCGTAACCAGAGCCGCGCCGCCACCGCCGTCGCGGCTGCTGCCGCTCTCGTCCCCGTCACGGTCTCGTCGGTCAGCACCGCCGCGTTCGTCACAGGCCGCCCCGGCGGCGACCCGGGGGCCGTCGCTTTCATCTTCGGCGTGTGGGTGGTCGTCTACGCGTTGGTCGTCGCCCTGGCGCTGCGGCTGCGCCGGGGCGCCGATCAGGTCGACCGGCTGTCAGCCGAGCTCGCGGCATCCGAGGAGCAGGCGCGCGCCCGCGAGCGGACCCGCATCGCACGGGAACTGCACGACACCGTCGCGCACTCCCTGTCGGGCATCGCCCTGCAGGCCGCCGGCGCTCGCACCGTGCTCGCCGCGCAACGACCCACCGACCCCCTCGCCGGCACCCTGACCAGCATCGAGGACGCAGCCTCCCAGGGCATGCGCGAACTGCACCGCCTGCTGGGACTCATCACGGGACCGGGCGACGACGCCGATCCCGGACTGCGTCGCTGGACCGAGGTACCCGCGTTGGTCGCGCTGGCCCAGGACGCCGGCGTCCGCGTCACCTTCGTCGAAACGGGAGCCCGACGCACGCTCGATCCCAGCGTCGAGCACACCGCATTCCGCGTCGTCCAGGAGTGCCTGACGAACGCGATGAAGCACGCCGGGCACGGCGGAAGCGCCGCGGTCGACGTCGCGTGGTCGGCGCCGGCCCTGACCATCGAGGTGAGCACCCGCACCGGCCCCGTCCGCCCGCACGCACTGCCCGGCGGACACGGGCTGAGCGGCCTGGCCGAGCGCGTCAGCACCGTCGGTGGCACTCTCGCTGCCGGACCCACCGCCGACGGGTTCCGCACCCGCGCCCGGCTCCCCCTCGACCCCGCAGGAGGCACCCGATGA
- a CDS encoding Fic/DOC family protein produces the protein MLRNKFTSPGHPYGEPDPAKLKVLEEIATAVRIIELGNQITGAFDYDHMKAIHAHVFQDVYEWAGQERVAPVGQFMTKDGHAYYGAGPSLTAAAEAEYAKLARKSLLRGLEKSVFVSELAESWREVNVVHSFREGNTRAQFVFYSQLSRQAGYELATDQFAPGAALRDEFVQARFHGQDTGRNDRLAAVLDKAVLPAPQVPSDAPRASIGQIRATLQRVAAAEEAGRHERHRAPEPEARSREELGREL, from the coding sequence GTGTTGCGGAACAAGTTCACGAGTCCCGGGCACCCGTACGGCGAACCCGATCCGGCAAAGCTGAAGGTCCTCGAGGAGATCGCGACGGCCGTGCGGATCATCGAGCTAGGCAATCAGATCACCGGGGCGTTCGACTACGACCACATGAAGGCGATCCACGCGCATGTCTTCCAGGACGTGTACGAGTGGGCAGGTCAGGAGCGGGTCGCGCCGGTGGGGCAGTTCATGACCAAGGACGGTCACGCCTACTACGGGGCGGGGCCGTCGTTGACGGCGGCCGCGGAGGCGGAGTACGCGAAGTTGGCTCGGAAGAGCCTGCTGCGTGGGCTTGAGAAGTCCGTCTTCGTCTCCGAGCTTGCGGAGAGCTGGCGGGAGGTCAACGTGGTGCACAGCTTCCGGGAGGGCAACACGCGAGCGCAGTTCGTGTTCTACTCGCAGCTGTCCCGCCAGGCCGGCTACGAACTGGCAACCGATCAGTTCGCGCCTGGCGCTGCGTTGCGAGACGAGTTCGTCCAGGCGCGGTTCCACGGCCAGGACACCGGACGAAATGATCGACTGGCCGCGGTCCTGGACAAGGCCGTCCTGCCCGCACCGCAGGTCCCCAGCGATGCACCGAGGGCTTCGATTGGGCAGATCAGGGCAACCCTGCAGCGGGTCGCCGCCGCTGAGGAAGCCGGCAGGCACGAGCGCCACCGAGCACCCGAGCCGGAGGCCCGCTCCCGCGAAGAGTTGGGGCGGGAGTTGTGA
- a CDS encoding response regulator: MTVTVVLADDQPMVRAGVRMLLSVDPAIQVVGEASDGHEAIAAVERLRPDVIVMDLRMPGTDGAEATRRIVAEQEHTPDALTRVLVLTTFNEDADVYAALRAGASGFLLKHASADVLATAIRRVAEGESWLDPAVVGRVIRALRLPPGPDGAAVAAVLTPREREVLTLVAEGLSNAELCDRLFLSEATVKTHVARVLMKTGSRDRAAAVALAYRSGFVRPPA, encoded by the coding sequence ATGACCGTCACCGTCGTCCTGGCCGACGACCAGCCCATGGTGCGCGCCGGCGTCCGCATGTTGTTGAGCGTCGACCCGGCGATTCAGGTGGTCGGCGAGGCGTCCGACGGGCACGAGGCGATCGCGGCCGTCGAGCGACTGCGTCCCGACGTCATCGTCATGGACCTGCGGATGCCAGGCACGGACGGAGCCGAGGCCACCCGGCGCATCGTCGCCGAGCAGGAACACACCCCGGACGCCCTCACGCGTGTGCTGGTGCTGACCACCTTCAACGAGGACGCCGACGTCTACGCGGCGCTTCGGGCGGGGGCGAGTGGGTTCCTGCTGAAACACGCCTCGGCGGACGTGCTGGCGACGGCGATCCGGCGGGTGGCCGAGGGCGAGTCGTGGCTCGACCCGGCGGTGGTGGGCCGGGTGATCCGGGCGCTGCGGCTGCCGCCCGGGCCCGACGGGGCGGCGGTGGCCGCGGTGCTGACGCCTCGCGAAAGGGAAGTGCTCACGTTGGTGGCCGAGGGCTTGTCGAACGCCGAGCTCTGCGACCGGCTGTTCCTGAGCGAGGCGACGGTGAAGACCCACGTGGCCCGGGTGCTGATGAAGACCGGGTCCCGCGATCGGGCCGCCGCCGTGGCTTTGGCCTACCGCAGCGGGTTCGTCCGGCCGCCGGCCTAG
- a CDS encoding CoA transferase subunit A translates to MADISDGATIAVGGFGLTGIPWFLIDALLEHGASDLEVVSNNLGVDGQGLGKLLEAHRIRRAVSSYIGENKEFMRQYLAGELEVELTPQGTLADRHGNLRFHAAAQNFNPPAAMSGRLTIVEAEKVGEPGELDPADVHVAGVFVDRVVALTPEGPSSR, encoded by the coding sequence GTGGCCGACATCTCTGACGGGGCGACCATCGCCGTCGGCGGCTTCGGGCTCACGGGCATCCCGTGGTTCCTGATCGACGCGCTGCTGGAGCACGGGGCGTCCGACCTGGAGGTCGTCAGTAACAACCTCGGCGTGGACGGCCAGGGCCTGGGCAAACTGCTCGAGGCGCACCGGATCCGCCGGGCGGTCTCCAGCTACATAGGCGAGAACAAGGAGTTCATGCGCCAGTACCTCGCCGGTGAGCTCGAGGTCGAGCTGACCCCGCAGGGGACCCTCGCCGACCGGCACGGCAACCTGCGCTTCCACGCCGCGGCCCAGAACTTCAACCCGCCCGCCGCGATGTCGGGCCGACTGACCATCGTCGAGGCCGAGAAGGTCGGCGAGCCCGGCGAGCTGGACCCCGCCGACGTGCACGTCGCCGGTGTCTTCGTCGACCGGGTTGTGGCGCTCACGCCCGAGGGGCCGAGTTCAAGATGA
- a CDS encoding ABC transporter permease, producing the protein MLGQAVVIITRSVDLSVGSILGLTAYLIGTVFVAAPNLPIPLIFLIGCVFGGLLGFINGALVAFGKVPAMVITLGTLYAFRGINVWWTGSNRINASDLPSGFLRLGTQQILGIPVLTIIALVALICVAWYLHNTRGGREFYAIGSDRRRPNSTA; encoded by the coding sequence GTGCTCGGCCAGGCGGTGGTGATCATCACGCGCAGCGTCGATCTGTCGGTCGGCTCGATCCTGGGCCTCACGGCCTATCTGATCGGAACCGTCTTCGTCGCGGCCCCGAACCTGCCCATCCCGCTGATCTTCCTGATCGGCTGCGTCTTCGGCGGCCTGCTCGGCTTCATCAACGGCGCCCTCGTCGCCTTCGGCAAGGTCCCGGCGATGGTGATCACCCTCGGCACGCTCTACGCCTTCCGCGGTATCAACGTGTGGTGGACGGGCTCGAACCGGATCAACGCCTCTGACCTGCCGAGCGGGTTCCTCCGGCTCGGCACCCAGCAGATCCTCGGGATCCCGGTGCTGACGATCATCGCGCTCGTCGCGCTGATCTGCGTCGCCTGGTATCTGCACAACACCCGAGGAGGCCGCGAGTTCTACGCGATCGGCTCCGACCGGAGGCGGCCGAACTCTACGGCCTGA
- a CDS encoding anti-sigma factor: MNEEDRVRALLERGVPEPPTPDQWASGAQRRARRSRLAGIAIALVAISAGVGVISQINPAPQQLVASPAPTSVPSNSSPADDLVVGESQLIEQPNGDVTFCVGLVYQMLPPSCKGVTVKGEFSWDMVDHQEANGIRYTDKAYRLIGRLDPVSAEGTLTIVEPPEAAAPAPSDERDMAAICSDPTRNADPATGSAQNWNELTEVAATLPVVSLWTSDGGSLVNVLVRGDSDSAYKALRSVWGGPLCVGDSDKSTLSERETALERVAAALPGDQYLSGSADAGDFHDPALLVEVVRLDPELRSQIESAAGDVNVIVKAMFTDYTS, encoded by the coding sequence ATGAACGAGGAAGACAGGGTCCGCGCGCTGCTCGAGAGGGGCGTGCCCGAACCCCCGACACCCGACCAGTGGGCCAGCGGTGCCCAGCGCCGCGCCAGGCGGTCCAGGCTCGCGGGCATAGCGATCGCCCTCGTCGCGATTTCGGCCGGGGTCGGAGTCATCAGCCAGATCAACCCAGCGCCACAACAACTCGTCGCAAGCCCAGCCCCAACGTCCGTTCCCAGCAACTCATCACCTGCAGATGACCTCGTCGTCGGCGAGTCCCAATTGATCGAGCAGCCCAACGGAGACGTCACCTTCTGCGTTGGGCTGGTCTATCAAATGCTTCCCCCATCCTGCAAAGGCGTGACTGTCAAAGGAGAGTTCTCCTGGGACATGGTCGACCATCAGGAGGCAAACGGGATTCGGTACACCGACAAGGCGTACCGCCTTATTGGGCGACTAGATCCCGTTAGCGCCGAAGGCACACTGACCATCGTAGAACCGCCCGAGGCTGCAGCGCCTGCACCCAGCGACGAGCGCGACATGGCTGCGATCTGTTCGGATCCGACGCGAAATGCGGACCCCGCGACGGGGTCAGCGCAGAACTGGAACGAGCTCACAGAAGTCGCAGCGACCCTGCCCGTGGTGTCGCTCTGGACTTCCGACGGTGGGAGCCTGGTGAACGTGCTGGTCCGAGGCGACAGCGACAGCGCCTACAAGGCATTGCGCTCAGTGTGGGGAGGCCCCCTGTGTGTGGGTGACTCTGACAAGTCCACGCTGAGCGAGCGGGAGACTGCGCTGGAACGGGTCGCGGCGGCGCTGCCGGGGGACCAGTACCTATCAGGCTCAGCAGACGCCGGCGACTTCCACGACCCGGCCCTGCTCGTGGAGGTTGTGCGCCTCGACCCTGAACTCCGGTCTCAGATCGAATCCGCTGCCGGTGACGTCAACGTGATCGTCAAGGCGATGTTCACCGACTACACGTCATAG
- a CDS encoding ABC transporter permease yields the protein MRFTDLLATSTASLRQRPFRTLMTVLGVVIGTTSVVVMVSLGIGVTQSTMDSMASNATLRQVSVYGVPPDAAERGLPTELNEQLVAQLAQYPGVDNAWPIYNVDAIGQVDGASQWFQIQAVPQSMIDQLDLPLAWGSMPDGSAPGVVLGDMIPAQFFNEATGELLPVDFQRQTLFLDFDTSSMGGPMPLQDQGGDEGDGAQPQTRPKRVIMPVTGVVQGDPNVEWSLNSMVVYSELDSMLEVLKKAMPGKALPNQPATSDGKPKPGFVYSMVQLQTADPEAAEAVLTALRNEGYSADASIEWIREAQSQAVVVQAVFGGIGFVSLLVAAIGIANTMMMSVYERTREIGVMKVLGAGLGDIRRMFLFESASIGFFGGVIGLLLSLLGSSILNSLAGSMMGDMTGGPTSISVIPVWLMVSAVAFATLIGTLAGLAPAFRASRLSPLAAIRAQ from the coding sequence ATGCGGTTCACCGACCTCCTCGCCACCAGCACGGCGAGCCTCAGACAGCGGCCGTTCCGGACCCTGATGACGGTGCTGGGCGTCGTCATCGGCACCACCTCGGTCGTGGTCATGGTCTCGCTCGGCATCGGCGTCACGCAGTCGACGATGGACTCGATGGCCTCCAACGCGACCCTCAGACAGGTGTCGGTCTACGGTGTGCCCCCAGACGCCGCCGAGCGCGGGCTCCCGACCGAGCTCAACGAGCAGCTGGTCGCGCAGCTGGCCCAGTATCCGGGGGTGGACAACGCCTGGCCGATCTACAACGTGGACGCGATCGGGCAGGTCGACGGCGCGTCGCAGTGGTTCCAGATCCAGGCTGTCCCCCAGTCGATGATCGACCAGCTCGACCTGCCGCTCGCCTGGGGCTCGATGCCTGACGGTTCGGCGCCCGGCGTGGTGCTCGGCGACATGATCCCCGCCCAGTTCTTCAACGAGGCCACAGGTGAATTGCTGCCGGTCGACTTCCAGAGGCAGACCCTCTTCCTCGACTTCGACACGTCATCCATGGGCGGCCCGATGCCGTTGCAGGACCAGGGCGGCGACGAGGGTGACGGAGCCCAGCCGCAGACGAGGCCCAAGCGGGTGATCATGCCCGTCACCGGCGTGGTGCAGGGCGACCCGAACGTCGAGTGGAGCCTCAACTCGATGGTGGTCTACTCCGAGCTCGACTCGATGCTCGAGGTGCTCAAGAAGGCGATGCCTGGCAAGGCGTTGCCCAACCAGCCGGCGACCTCGGACGGCAAGCCGAAACCAGGGTTCGTCTACTCCATGGTCCAGTTGCAGACGGCCGATCCCGAAGCGGCCGAGGCCGTGCTGACCGCCCTGCGCAACGAGGGGTACAGCGCAGATGCGTCCATCGAGTGGATCCGGGAGGCGCAGTCGCAGGCGGTCGTGGTCCAGGCCGTGTTCGGCGGGATCGGCTTCGTCTCCCTCCTGGTCGCCGCGATCGGCATCGCCAACACGATGATGATGAGCGTGTACGAGCGCACCCGTGAGATCGGGGTGATGAAGGTGCTCGGCGCAGGCCTGGGCGACATCCGCAGGATGTTCCTCTTCGAGTCGGCCTCGATCGGCTTCTTCGGCGGGGTGATCGGTCTCCTGCTCAGCCTGCTCGGATCGTCGATCCTCAACTCGCTTGCCGGTTCCATGATGGGCGACATGACGGGTGGGCCCACCAGCATCTCCGTGATCCCGGTGTGGCTGATGGTCAGCGCTGTTGCCTTTGCGACGTTGATCGGCACCCTCGCAGGTCTCGCCCCGGCGTTCCGTGCGTCGCGGCTGTCGCCGCTCGCGGCGATCCGGGCCCAGTGA
- a CDS encoding helix-turn-helix domain-containing protein, whose translation MVDVKDLPWPRHLLDQLRQSTWPRRFHLLAAFLAKRLDQHSHTPRADMVEALSRIHRAGGVIPISDLAQYVGLSRRRLSSPFALETGLSPKQVARIARFNHAKDLVQSGAQLSDVAAMAGYSDQAHLSREWKSMTGWTLRQSKADFPLLQDTDTLPG comes from the coding sequence ATGGTTGATGTGAAGGATCTCCCGTGGCCCAGGCACCTGCTCGACCAGCTGCGGCAGTCAACGTGGCCGCGACGGTTCCACCTCTTGGCGGCATTCCTCGCCAAGAGGCTCGACCAGCATTCCCACACACCGCGGGCAGACATGGTCGAGGCACTCTCGCGGATTCATCGAGCCGGGGGTGTGATCCCCATCTCCGACCTGGCTCAGTATGTTGGCCTGTCCAGACGGCGTCTCTCTAGCCCGTTCGCTCTGGAGACAGGTCTTTCGCCCAAACAGGTGGCGCGCATCGCTCGCTTCAACCACGCCAAAGACCTCGTCCAGAGTGGTGCCCAGCTCTCCGACGTCGCTGCCATGGCCGGCTACAGCGACCAAGCGCACCTGTCGCGCGAATGGAAGTCGATGACCGGGTGGACGCTGCGCCAGTCGAAGGCCGATTTCCCATTGCTTCAAGACACCGACACGCTTCCAGGGTGA
- a CDS encoding antitoxin VbhA family protein has protein sequence MAATTRTAPSQAEADTRLSFARAALGVAGHEVTDPVLKDLLERVAREEITAEQAVADARRHVQG, from the coding sequence ATGGCTGCCACCACCCGCACCGCCCCCAGCCAGGCCGAGGCCGACACGAGGCTGAGCTTTGCTCGCGCAGCCTTGGGCGTCGCCGGTCATGAGGTCACCGATCCCGTGCTGAAGGACCTGCTCGAACGGGTTGCTCGGGAAGAGATCACTGCGGAGCAGGCTGTTGCCGACGCGCGCCGTCACGTCCAAGGGTGA
- a CDS encoding ABC transporter ATP-binding protein yields the protein MTITRQSTTLPDVGEPLLVTRDLSKLFRVGSSRIAALNHVNLTVPRGSFTAIVGTSGSGKSTLLNMLAGLERPTAGEIHVAGQPLHRFSEAQLVAYRREQVGFIFQSFNLMPSLTALDNVALPLTFQGMAKARRQARARAVLTQLGLAQHLHHRPSQLSGGQQQRVGIARALAVQPAIVFADEPTGNLDSRTAERTLRLFRTVIARFNQTWIMVTHDQHIASFADTVVSIGDGRITGISHNTHDESDQP from the coding sequence GTGACCATCACGCGCCAGTCGACGACGCTCCCCGACGTGGGTGAGCCGCTGCTCGTCACGCGCGATCTGAGCAAGCTGTTCCGCGTGGGGTCCTCCCGCATCGCAGCGCTCAACCACGTCAACCTCACAGTCCCCCGCGGATCGTTCACGGCGATCGTCGGCACCTCGGGATCAGGCAAGTCGACCCTGCTCAACATGCTCGCCGGGCTCGAGCGGCCGACCGCGGGCGAGATCCACGTCGCGGGCCAGCCGCTGCACCGCTTCAGCGAGGCCCAGCTCGTCGCCTACCGGCGTGAACAGGTCGGCTTCATCTTCCAGTCGTTCAACCTGATGCCTTCGCTGACGGCCCTCGACAACGTCGCGCTCCCCCTCACCTTCCAGGGCATGGCGAAGGCGAGGCGCCAGGCGCGGGCAAGGGCGGTGCTCACCCAGCTCGGGCTCGCGCAGCACCTCCACCACCGGCCGTCCCAGCTCTCGGGCGGCCAGCAGCAACGCGTCGGCATCGCCCGGGCGCTGGCCGTCCAACCGGCGATCGTCTTCGCGGACGAGCCGACGGGCAACCTCGACTCGAGGACCGCCGAGCGCACTCTTCGCCTCTTCCGCACGGTGATCGCACGGTTCAACCAGACCTGGATCATGGTCACCCACGATCAGCACATCGCCTCGTTCGCCGACACGGTCGTGTCCATCGGCGACGGGCGGATCACCGGCATCAGCCACAACACCCACGACGAATCGGACCAGCCATGA